One Vespa crabro chromosome 9, iyVesCrab1.2, whole genome shotgun sequence genomic region harbors:
- the LOC124426607 gene encoding probable GPI-anchored adhesin-like protein PGA55 isoform X1, which translates to MDVFDQSLERHGSAKTAGGSSMIEKTDCDLANCEMEVTREIQTGLVEATRKITEKEEKEIDEKNEDGTTAATTTTAATTTTCSESSCTLSDKFVPECFLEEEEEEDDDDDDDDDGDDDERMQVDENVETQSKTIIDVFSGSLSSSSPLPSPSPLSSPSPSSSSSSLSSSSSSSSSSSSLSRKRPAGSDFLSIDSDAKRIGVEMSEEETNQLRNDVKRLSPVEISLRERTLGEISLTPDSRLFCEDVNNVTSENLSSSNVSRMIRHRQSMINDFVVDSNDDSTKTRSKSKIYKIDATIENDECTSSVEITENVECKLHRNKDNIDDDVDNDDDDDDDNDDDDDDNDNEDDDNSCCSMSFRENEILPCEDIDEVVDKSKTNTSDIVKSEKEGTDSLRRLVVMLNRVDEEIKDKKTDLKECEDNVVSATRPRKITREDGTTIKDNVYETMLKSSLSSRKLIVVLNRIDMKEAVKKEKETVDGCVDRSIVESMADCRTKIDSTMQKICTRSSSLQKRLDMNNIVSTKDRYTEENNKSDSMLLDNSHSVVVLSCIKKRNNDVSNLRQTELNEEVENVGSETKRAFSSTVSIVAKYNDSISLDSNGIAFDQGTRYSIRNKTKTITDEELGEKEELRVEKNVSRRSSVLQKSNKEEVPSGGAAVVIEKLEEEEEVVLATSSIMPNEEEDDRLQNLDTSDLDSSETTTPGSPEEALEASADVQEAIDTETETETGSDSSEIPTSMPIVRIRDTSCEREDIADAANNCPENETLCCDEIASEMITRLEPEKPEPFTEDSAESLALTAGARDEVRSDGSDSGLGSEIPGDPGPAPAPESDSETSFLDRIPDDILSDKEKAVNQLESFVPETSVPGASQATLATFRNPPKSNLKRRLTDCMEGEPSPKRSNTTEEPMKKKRNIHFDAVTVYYFPRAQGFTCVPSQGGSTLGMSATHTHAERFSLSEHAAEQRRLHRARLAQLRSERAANCATEAASSSEDPSDDTDEEPSDNEELDIDSYYFLQPVPTWQRRALLRAAGVRRIDAVEKDECRDIRASREHCGCGCKGYCDPESCPCSRANVKCQVDRAGFPCGCTRDGCANSSGRIEFNPVRVRTHFIHTLMRLELEKKQREEEGTDHEGTDNQNNKSGPLRDINLGSLIDNSNTEACITGGGFTTLHYENHDAGNGSSNCQPEVPGTREDSLDLYAIRDDCYPNEDTVDGTQSGQRKLHPEFSQAFQTFSGQTAGANMNFQQTAYQDYQAYTNLPSTSRVQFQPQFQPVPGSPGFSHYAVYGQDGTSVQDSCQVHPGQHSSNYEANFAQDESTGSQYTNLNSVQPMNGGVQQIGKLEPFSELLSGRYSYYGEIEPQAHGTYHGNANKEGDKDQTTNEQQSESTEECDENFGEIIKKSMVETVSA; encoded by the exons GATGTCTTCGATCAAAGCCTGGAACGTCACGGGTCCGCCAAGACGGCCGGTGGTTCGAGCATGATCGAGAAGACTGATTGTGATCTCGCGAATTGTGAGATGGAGGTCACGCGGGAGATCCAGACAGGCCTAGTAGAAGCAACGCGTAAGATTacggagaaggaagagaaggaaattgatgaaaagaacgaagatggtacaacagcagcaacaacaacaacagcagcaacaacaacaacttgCAGCGAATCAAGCTGCACTCTTTCGGACAAATTCGTTCCCGAATGTTTtctggaagaagaagaagaagaagatgatgatgatgatgatgatgatgatggtgatgatgatgaacgTATGCAGGTTGATGAGAATGTCGAAACCCAATCGAAGACGATCATTGATGTCTTTTCGGGTTctttgtcatcgtcatcaccATTGCCCTCACCTTCGCCATTGTCTTCGCCTTCGCCTtcgtcttcatcttcatctttgtcttcgtcttcgtcttcatcttcgtcttcttcgtcgttgtcAAGAAAGAGACCAGCCGGTAGCGACTTTCTGTCGATCGACTCGGATGCCAAAAGAATCGGCGTGGAGATGTCCGAGGAAGAAACGAATCAGTTGAGAAACGACGTCAAAAGACTTTCGCCCGTTGAGATAAGCCTTCGAGAACGTACGCTAGGTGAGATTTCATTGACTCCGGATTCACGGTTGTTTTGCGAAGATGTCAATAATGTCACTTCGGAGAATTTATCATCGTCTAATGTTTCTCGAATGATTCGTCATAGGCAATCCATGATTAATGATTTCGTTGTCGATTCTAATGACGATAGTACGAAGACACGATCAAAGtctaaaatttacaaaattgaTGCGACGATTGAAAACGACGAGTGTACAAGTAGCGTCGAAATCACGGAGAACGTCGAATGTAAATTGCATCGtaacaaggataatatagATGATGACGttgataatgatgacgatgacgatgatgacaatgatgatgatgatgatgataatgataatgaagatgatgaCAATTCCTGTTGCTCGATGTCGTTTCGTGAGAATGAAATTCTCCCTTGTGAAGACATCGACGAAGTCGTTGACAAGTCCAAAACCAATACGTCCGACATCGTAAAGTCGGAGAAAGAAGGTACAGATTCTCTGCGTCGTTTGGTTGTCATGCTGAATCGTGTAGACGAAGAGATCAAAGATAAGAAGACGGATCTTAAGGAATGCGAAGACAATGTTGTTAGTGCGACGAGACCGAGGAAGATTACTCGAGAAGACGGTACAACTATAAAGGACAATGTGTACGAGACGATGCTAAAGAGTTCTTTGTCGTCTCGTAAACTGATCGTAGTGCTAAATCGTATAGACATGAAAGAAGCtgttaaaaaggagaaagaaactGTTGATGGATGCGTTGATAGAAGTATAGTCGAGTCTATGGCAGATTGTCGAACAAAAATTGATAGTACGATGCAAAAAATATGTACTCGTTCGTCTTCCTTGCAAAAGCGATTAGACATGAACAATATTGTAAGTACGAAAGATAGATACAcggaagaaaataacaaaagcgATTCGATGCTACTCGATAATAGTCATTCGGTAGTCGTGTTGTCTTGTattaagaagagaaataacgaTGTAAGCAATTTGAGGCAAACCGAATTAAACGAGGAAGTTGAAAATGTAGGTTCGGAAACGAAAAGGGCATTTTCCTCGACGGTGTCCATTGTGGCTAAGTATAATGATTCAATTTCGTTGGACTCGAATGGAATAGCGTTTGATCAAGGCACACGTTattcgataagaaataaaacgaaaacgatCACCGATGAGGAGCTCGGTGAGAAGGAAGAATTACGagttgaaaaaaatgtttcaaggAGAAGTAGCGTTTtacaaaaatcaaataaagaaGAGGTGCCTAGCGGTGGGGCGGCAGTGGTAATCGAGAAActcgaagaagaggaggaagttGTTCTAGCGACGTCATCGATTATgccgaacgaagaagaagacgatcgTCTGCAAAATCTTGATACGTCTGATTTAGATTCGTCCGAGACAACAACACCAGGTTCACCAGAAGAAGCGCTGGAAGCTTCTGCCGATGTCCAGGAAGCGATTGATACCGAGACGGAAACCGAGACCGGTTCCGACAGTTCCGAAATACCAACGTCCATGCCGATTGTTCGTATTCGCGATACCAGCTGCGAAAGAGAAGACATAGCCGATGCAGCGAATAATTGTCCCGAGAATGAGACTCTCTGCTGCGACGAGATAGCGTCCGAGATGATAACCAGGCTCGAGCCAGAAAAACCAGAACCTTTCACCGAGGATTCCGCGGAGAGTTTAGCGCTGACGGCTGGTGCAAGGGACGAGGTTAGATCCGACGGGAGTGATTCTGGCCTTGGAAGTGAAATACCTGGGGATCCTGGACCAGCACCAGCTCCAGAGAGCGATTCCGAGACGTCTTTTCTCGATAGAATACCGGATGATATTCTTTCCGACAAGGAAAAAG ctGTGAACCAATTGGAGAGCTTTGTGCCGGAAACGAGTGTCCCTGGGGCATCGCAAGCTACGTTAGCGACGTTCCGTAATCCTCCGAAAAGCAATCTTAAACGTAGACTGACTGATTGTATGGAAGGAGAACCGAGTCCTAAAAGAAGTAATACTACCGAGGAacctatgaaaaagaaaagaaacattcaTTTTGATGCCGTCACCGTTTACTATTTTCCTCGAGCGCAAGGTTTCACTTGCGTTCCTTCGCAA GGTGGTAGTACTCTAGGCATGAGCGCTACTCATACGCACGCCGAGAGATTTTCTCTTTCCGAGCATGCGGCTGAGCAAAGGAGATTGCATCGGGCTAGATTGGCGCAATTACGTTCAGAACGTGCAGCAAATTGCGCTACGGAGGCTGCTTCGAGTTCGGAAGATCCGAGCGACGATACCGACGAAGAACCCAGTGACAACGAGGAGCTCGACATCGACAGTTATTACTTTCTACAGCCTGTACCAACGTGGCAGAGACGAGCGCTTCTTCGTGCAGCCGGTGTACGTAGGATAGATGCCGTCGAGAAGGACGAATGTCGAGACATCCGTGCGAGTCGAGAACACTGCGGCTGTGGATGCAAGGGATATTGCGATCCTGAAAGTTGTCCTTGCAGCAGAGCGAACGTCAAGTGCCag GTCGATCGTGCCGGTTTCCCTTGCGGTTGTACCCGGGACGGTTGTGCCAACAGCTCCGGTAGGATAGAATTTAATCCGGTACGAGTGCGGACACACTTCATACACACGTTGATGCGGCTCGAGTTAGAGAAGAAGCAAcgcgaagaagaaggaactGATCACGAGGGCACCGACAATCAGAATAACAAAAGCGGACCATTGCGAGATATCAATTTGGGTTCCCTAATAGACAATTCAAATACGGAAGCGTGTATAACCGGTGGTGGTTTTACAACGTTACACTATGAAAATCATGATGCCGGCAATGGCAGTTCGAATTGTCAACCAGAAGTACCTGGTACGCGAGAAGATAGTTTAGATCTTTATGCTATAAGAGACGATTGTTATCCGAACGAAGACACGGTCGATGGTACGCAGAGTGGCCAAAGAAAATTGCATCCCGAATTTAGTCAAGCTTTTCAAACATTTTCGGGCCAAACAGCAGGTGCAAATATGAATTTTCAACAGACCGCTTATCAGGATTATCAGGCTTATACAAATCTTCCTTCCACGTCTAGGGTTCAATTTCAGCCGCAATTTCAACCGGTGCCCGGAAGCCCAGGTTTCTCGCATTACGCGGTCTATGGGCAAGATGGCACATCTGTGCAGGACAGTTGCCAGGTACATCCTGGGCAACATTCTTCCAATTACGAGGCTAACTTCGCGCAAGACGAATCGACCGGATCGCAATATACAAATTTGAATTCTGTGCAGCCGATGAACGGTGGAGTTCAGCAGATAGGTAAGCTAGAGCCGTTCTCGGAATTGCTATCCGGTAGGTATTCGTATTATGGCGAGATAGAGCCGCAAGCGCATGGTACTTATCATGGAAATGCaaataaagaaggagataAGGATCAAACTACGAACGAGCAACAATCGGAAAGTACGGAGGAATGCGATGAAAATTTTGGAGAGATCATTAAAAAATCTATGGTGGAGACGGTATCCGCTTAG
- the LOC124426607 gene encoding probable GPI-anchored adhesin-like protein PGA55 isoform X2 yields the protein MIEKTDCDLANCEMEVTREIQTGLVEATRKITEKEEKEIDEKNEDGTTAATTTTAATTTTCSESSCTLSDKFVPECFLEEEEEEDDDDDDDDDGDDDERMQVDENVETQSKTIIDVFSGSLSSSSPLPSPSPLSSPSPSSSSSSLSSSSSSSSSSSSLSRKRPAGSDFLSIDSDAKRIGVEMSEEETNQLRNDVKRLSPVEISLRERTLGEISLTPDSRLFCEDVNNVTSENLSSSNVSRMIRHRQSMINDFVVDSNDDSTKTRSKSKIYKIDATIENDECTSSVEITENVECKLHRNKDNIDDDVDNDDDDDDDNDDDDDDNDNEDDDNSCCSMSFRENEILPCEDIDEVVDKSKTNTSDIVKSEKEGTDSLRRLVVMLNRVDEEIKDKKTDLKECEDNVVSATRPRKITREDGTTIKDNVYETMLKSSLSSRKLIVVLNRIDMKEAVKKEKETVDGCVDRSIVESMADCRTKIDSTMQKICTRSSSLQKRLDMNNIVSTKDRYTEENNKSDSMLLDNSHSVVVLSCIKKRNNDVSNLRQTELNEEVENVGSETKRAFSSTVSIVAKYNDSISLDSNGIAFDQGTRYSIRNKTKTITDEELGEKEELRVEKNVSRRSSVLQKSNKEEVPSGGAAVVIEKLEEEEEVVLATSSIMPNEEEDDRLQNLDTSDLDSSETTTPGSPEEALEASADVQEAIDTETETETGSDSSEIPTSMPIVRIRDTSCEREDIADAANNCPENETLCCDEIASEMITRLEPEKPEPFTEDSAESLALTAGARDEVRSDGSDSGLGSEIPGDPGPAPAPESDSETSFLDRIPDDILSDKEKAVNQLESFVPETSVPGASQATLATFRNPPKSNLKRRLTDCMEGEPSPKRSNTTEEPMKKKRNIHFDAVTVYYFPRAQGFTCVPSQGGSTLGMSATHTHAERFSLSEHAAEQRRLHRARLAQLRSERAANCATEAASSSEDPSDDTDEEPSDNEELDIDSYYFLQPVPTWQRRALLRAAGVRRIDAVEKDECRDIRASREHCGCGCKGYCDPESCPCSRANVKCQVDRAGFPCGCTRDGCANSSGRIEFNPVRVRTHFIHTLMRLELEKKQREEEGTDHEGTDNQNNKSGPLRDINLGSLIDNSNTEACITGGGFTTLHYENHDAGNGSSNCQPEVPGTREDSLDLYAIRDDCYPNEDTVDGTQSGQRKLHPEFSQAFQTFSGQTAGANMNFQQTAYQDYQAYTNLPSTSRVQFQPQFQPVPGSPGFSHYAVYGQDGTSVQDSCQVHPGQHSSNYEANFAQDESTGSQYTNLNSVQPMNGGVQQIGKLEPFSELLSGRYSYYGEIEPQAHGTYHGNANKEGDKDQTTNEQQSESTEECDENFGEIIKKSMVETVSA from the exons ATGATCGAGAAGACTGATTGTGATCTCGCGAATTGTGAGATGGAGGTCACGCGGGAGATCCAGACAGGCCTAGTAGAAGCAACGCGTAAGATTacggagaaggaagagaaggaaattgatgaaaagaacgaagatggtacaacagcagcaacaacaacaacagcagcaacaacaacaacttgCAGCGAATCAAGCTGCACTCTTTCGGACAAATTCGTTCCCGAATGTTTtctggaagaagaagaagaagaagatgatgatgatgatgatgatgatgatggtgatgatgatgaacgTATGCAGGTTGATGAGAATGTCGAAACCCAATCGAAGACGATCATTGATGTCTTTTCGGGTTctttgtcatcgtcatcaccATTGCCCTCACCTTCGCCATTGTCTTCGCCTTCGCCTtcgtcttcatcttcatctttgtcttcgtcttcgtcttcatcttcgtcttcttcgtcgttgtcAAGAAAGAGACCAGCCGGTAGCGACTTTCTGTCGATCGACTCGGATGCCAAAAGAATCGGCGTGGAGATGTCCGAGGAAGAAACGAATCAGTTGAGAAACGACGTCAAAAGACTTTCGCCCGTTGAGATAAGCCTTCGAGAACGTACGCTAGGTGAGATTTCATTGACTCCGGATTCACGGTTGTTTTGCGAAGATGTCAATAATGTCACTTCGGAGAATTTATCATCGTCTAATGTTTCTCGAATGATTCGTCATAGGCAATCCATGATTAATGATTTCGTTGTCGATTCTAATGACGATAGTACGAAGACACGATCAAAGtctaaaatttacaaaattgaTGCGACGATTGAAAACGACGAGTGTACAAGTAGCGTCGAAATCACGGAGAACGTCGAATGTAAATTGCATCGtaacaaggataatatagATGATGACGttgataatgatgacgatgacgatgatgacaatgatgatgatgatgatgataatgataatgaagatgatgaCAATTCCTGTTGCTCGATGTCGTTTCGTGAGAATGAAATTCTCCCTTGTGAAGACATCGACGAAGTCGTTGACAAGTCCAAAACCAATACGTCCGACATCGTAAAGTCGGAGAAAGAAGGTACAGATTCTCTGCGTCGTTTGGTTGTCATGCTGAATCGTGTAGACGAAGAGATCAAAGATAAGAAGACGGATCTTAAGGAATGCGAAGACAATGTTGTTAGTGCGACGAGACCGAGGAAGATTACTCGAGAAGACGGTACAACTATAAAGGACAATGTGTACGAGACGATGCTAAAGAGTTCTTTGTCGTCTCGTAAACTGATCGTAGTGCTAAATCGTATAGACATGAAAGAAGCtgttaaaaaggagaaagaaactGTTGATGGATGCGTTGATAGAAGTATAGTCGAGTCTATGGCAGATTGTCGAACAAAAATTGATAGTACGATGCAAAAAATATGTACTCGTTCGTCTTCCTTGCAAAAGCGATTAGACATGAACAATATTGTAAGTACGAAAGATAGATACAcggaagaaaataacaaaagcgATTCGATGCTACTCGATAATAGTCATTCGGTAGTCGTGTTGTCTTGTattaagaagagaaataacgaTGTAAGCAATTTGAGGCAAACCGAATTAAACGAGGAAGTTGAAAATGTAGGTTCGGAAACGAAAAGGGCATTTTCCTCGACGGTGTCCATTGTGGCTAAGTATAATGATTCAATTTCGTTGGACTCGAATGGAATAGCGTTTGATCAAGGCACACGTTattcgataagaaataaaacgaaaacgatCACCGATGAGGAGCTCGGTGAGAAGGAAGAATTACGagttgaaaaaaatgtttcaaggAGAAGTAGCGTTTtacaaaaatcaaataaagaaGAGGTGCCTAGCGGTGGGGCGGCAGTGGTAATCGAGAAActcgaagaagaggaggaagttGTTCTAGCGACGTCATCGATTATgccgaacgaagaagaagacgatcgTCTGCAAAATCTTGATACGTCTGATTTAGATTCGTCCGAGACAACAACACCAGGTTCACCAGAAGAAGCGCTGGAAGCTTCTGCCGATGTCCAGGAAGCGATTGATACCGAGACGGAAACCGAGACCGGTTCCGACAGTTCCGAAATACCAACGTCCATGCCGATTGTTCGTATTCGCGATACCAGCTGCGAAAGAGAAGACATAGCCGATGCAGCGAATAATTGTCCCGAGAATGAGACTCTCTGCTGCGACGAGATAGCGTCCGAGATGATAACCAGGCTCGAGCCAGAAAAACCAGAACCTTTCACCGAGGATTCCGCGGAGAGTTTAGCGCTGACGGCTGGTGCAAGGGACGAGGTTAGATCCGACGGGAGTGATTCTGGCCTTGGAAGTGAAATACCTGGGGATCCTGGACCAGCACCAGCTCCAGAGAGCGATTCCGAGACGTCTTTTCTCGATAGAATACCGGATGATATTCTTTCCGACAAGGAAAAAG ctGTGAACCAATTGGAGAGCTTTGTGCCGGAAACGAGTGTCCCTGGGGCATCGCAAGCTACGTTAGCGACGTTCCGTAATCCTCCGAAAAGCAATCTTAAACGTAGACTGACTGATTGTATGGAAGGAGAACCGAGTCCTAAAAGAAGTAATACTACCGAGGAacctatgaaaaagaaaagaaacattcaTTTTGATGCCGTCACCGTTTACTATTTTCCTCGAGCGCAAGGTTTCACTTGCGTTCCTTCGCAA GGTGGTAGTACTCTAGGCATGAGCGCTACTCATACGCACGCCGAGAGATTTTCTCTTTCCGAGCATGCGGCTGAGCAAAGGAGATTGCATCGGGCTAGATTGGCGCAATTACGTTCAGAACGTGCAGCAAATTGCGCTACGGAGGCTGCTTCGAGTTCGGAAGATCCGAGCGACGATACCGACGAAGAACCCAGTGACAACGAGGAGCTCGACATCGACAGTTATTACTTTCTACAGCCTGTACCAACGTGGCAGAGACGAGCGCTTCTTCGTGCAGCCGGTGTACGTAGGATAGATGCCGTCGAGAAGGACGAATGTCGAGACATCCGTGCGAGTCGAGAACACTGCGGCTGTGGATGCAAGGGATATTGCGATCCTGAAAGTTGTCCTTGCAGCAGAGCGAACGTCAAGTGCCag GTCGATCGTGCCGGTTTCCCTTGCGGTTGTACCCGGGACGGTTGTGCCAACAGCTCCGGTAGGATAGAATTTAATCCGGTACGAGTGCGGACACACTTCATACACACGTTGATGCGGCTCGAGTTAGAGAAGAAGCAAcgcgaagaagaaggaactGATCACGAGGGCACCGACAATCAGAATAACAAAAGCGGACCATTGCGAGATATCAATTTGGGTTCCCTAATAGACAATTCAAATACGGAAGCGTGTATAACCGGTGGTGGTTTTACAACGTTACACTATGAAAATCATGATGCCGGCAATGGCAGTTCGAATTGTCAACCAGAAGTACCTGGTACGCGAGAAGATAGTTTAGATCTTTATGCTATAAGAGACGATTGTTATCCGAACGAAGACACGGTCGATGGTACGCAGAGTGGCCAAAGAAAATTGCATCCCGAATTTAGTCAAGCTTTTCAAACATTTTCGGGCCAAACAGCAGGTGCAAATATGAATTTTCAACAGACCGCTTATCAGGATTATCAGGCTTATACAAATCTTCCTTCCACGTCTAGGGTTCAATTTCAGCCGCAATTTCAACCGGTGCCCGGAAGCCCAGGTTTCTCGCATTACGCGGTCTATGGGCAAGATGGCACATCTGTGCAGGACAGTTGCCAGGTACATCCTGGGCAACATTCTTCCAATTACGAGGCTAACTTCGCGCAAGACGAATCGACCGGATCGCAATATACAAATTTGAATTCTGTGCAGCCGATGAACGGTGGAGTTCAGCAGATAGGTAAGCTAGAGCCGTTCTCGGAATTGCTATCCGGTAGGTATTCGTATTATGGCGAGATAGAGCCGCAAGCGCATGGTACTTATCATGGAAATGCaaataaagaaggagataAGGATCAAACTACGAACGAGCAACAATCGGAAAGTACGGAGGAATGCGATGAAAATTTTGGAGAGATCATTAAAAAATCTATGGTGGAGACGGTATCCGCTTAG